The sequence CGGCGAGGACCGCGCTCTTGAAGCCGCCGCGATGGCGAGCCGGGCTCCGCTCGACCTGCGCGTCAACACGCTAAAATCCAATCGGGACAAGGTGCTGAAGGCGCTTGCTCATCTTCATGCGAAACCGGCGCAATGGTCCGCAACCGGCCTGCGCATCGAGCTTTCGGCCGATGCGCGCAACCCCGGCATCCAGGCTGAGGAGGATTTCATCAAGGGCGGAATTGAAGTGCAGGATGAGGGATCGCAGCTTGCGGCCCAATTCACCGCGGCAAAACCCGGCGAGCAGGTGATCGATCTCTGCGCCGGTGCCGGCGGCAAGACGCTGGCGCTCGCAGCCCTGATGCAGGGCAAGGGCCGGCTGATCGCGACTGACCGCGACAAGCGCCAGCTCGCGCCCATTCACGAACGCCTGTCGCGCGCGGGCGTCCACAATGCGGATATCCGCACCCCCAAGGGCGAGGCCGATCCGCTCTCCGACATCCGCGCCTCGGCCGATCTCGTCGTGATCGACGCGCCCTGCACGGGAACCGGCACCTGGCGCCGCAACCCCGATGCCAAATGGCGGATGCGGCCGGGCGCGCTGGAGATTCGCCTGCGCGACCAGGCCGAGGTGCTGGAGCGAGCGGTTCCCCTGGTGAAGCCGGGCGGCCGGATCGCCTACATCACCTGCTCGGTGCTGTCCGAGGAGAACGGCGAGCAGGTGAGGGCCTTCGTCGCCCGCCATCCCGAGTTCGCGGTGGTCCCGCCGGAGCAGACCGCGAGCGTGCTTTGGGACAAGGCGGAGGCCTTCGGCGAGGCCGCGCTGCAATCCGACGAAGGCTGGCTGATGACGCCGCGGCGGACCGGCACGGACGGATTCTTCGTGTCGGTGCTGCGAAAGAGCGCCTGATCTCACTCCGCCCAAAAACAAAAGCCCCGCAGACCGGATCCCGGTCGCGGGGCTTTCTTTTTTAGCGTTCTGCCGGTACGTCCGCGGTCAGAACGTTGCGTGGGCGTTAGCCGACGCGGAGATTGTCAGCCGAGGACTTGCCGCTGCGACGATCGGCGACGATGTCGAACGAGACCTTCTGACCCTCGTTGAGGGAGGAGAGGCCAGCGCGCTCGACGGCGCTGATGTGCACGAACACGTCCTTCTGGCCGTCGTCCGGCTGGATGAAACCATAACCCTTTTGGGTGTTGAACCACTTCACGGTGCCCATAGCCATGGGAATTTCCTTTAGTTAGTTAGAGAGGTACGCACGCAGACCGGTACGCAGCATTGCGCCCATGGTCCTGATGAGTCGATGTTTGGAGAATTCATCTGAAGCGTGCGCGCCCGTAATCAACGAAGCGAAGCGGCCCAGTCGTTCGGCCAAGTATCGATGATCACAATATAGCGAGAATTTGGGGCCACTTCAAGGCACCACCCGTGACTCGGCGCCTCGCGCGACTTTGCTATTTTGCGGTGCAAATTAACCGCGCTCTCGCGTCCTAGTCGACGATGAAGAGGGTCGCGCCGGTGGCCGTCGAGGACCGATGGGCGGCGTCGCCGAAATCCGAGACCTGGTAGCTCATTCCCGCCGTCAGCTTGAATGTACGCCCGTCGCGCAGCTCGCTGTCGAGCTCGCCCTTCAGCACGTAGAGCACGTGCCCGCGATCGCACCAATGGTCGGCGAGATAGCCGGGCGAATACTCGACCATCCGCACCCGGAGATCGCCGATCTCGAGCGTCCGCCACTTGGCCTCGCCGCGCTCGCCGGGATGCGTGGTCGGCTCGACCTTGCTCCAATCAGTGACGGTGAAGGGCGAGGCGGGGAGTTGCATGGGGGGGGTCCTGTTTCAGAGCCGGCGGCGCTTCTGTTAGCGCACGCCGCTGGCGCAGTCTCCGTCGTTGCGATCGGCCCTCTTTCAGAGGTGGGCGCAATTAGGTCAATAATACTTACCCATGTACCGCCTGTCCATGCCCAAAGAAGCATGTGGGCGCGCCGCTGCCGCGGTTGCGGCGCGGGCGGCGCCAGCGTATTTGCTGGCCATGACAGCAGCACAGAACGACCGCTCCGCGTCGACGCCCTCGGTGGCCTCGGCGCACGACAAGATTCTCATCGTCGACTTCGGCAGCCAGGTGACGCAGCTGATCGCGCGCCGCGTGCGCGAGGACGGCGTCTATTGCGAGATCGTCCCGTTCAACAACGCGGAAGCTGCCTTCGACGAGATGAAGCCGAAAGCGGTGATTCTCTCCGGCGGCCCTGAATCGGTCCACGAGGCCGGCTCGCCCCGCGCCCCGCAAGCGATCTTCGATTCCGGTGTGCCCGTGATGGGCATCTGCTACGGCCAGATGACCATGGCGGCGCAGCTCGGCGGCGAGGTCGAGGGCGGCCATCA comes from Bradyrhizobium sp. CCGE-LA001 and encodes:
- a CDS encoding RsmB/NOP family class I SAM-dependent RNA methyltransferase, with protein sequence MTPAARLSAAIELIDTIEKDRVPAAKALKEWGTAHRFAGSGDRAAIAGLVWDVLRRYASSAWLMDADTARARLIGMLRLERGMDTATMTALCDGSRFAPAPLTEAEQAALASRSLADAPAAVAGDYPEWLDSHLAKVFGEDRALEAAAMASRAPLDLRVNTLKSNRDKVLKALAHLHAKPAQWSATGLRIELSADARNPGIQAEEDFIKGGIEVQDEGSQLAAQFTAAKPGEQVIDLCAGAGGKTLALAALMQGKGRLIATDRDKRQLAPIHERLSRAGVHNADIRTPKGEADPLSDIRASADLVVIDAPCTGTGTWRRNPDAKWRMRPGALEIRLRDQAEVLERAVPLVKPGGRIAYITCSVLSEENGEQVRAFVARHPEFAVVPPEQTASVLWDKAEAFGEAALQSDEGWLMTPRRTGTDGFFVSVLRKSA
- a CDS encoding cold-shock protein; this encodes MAMGTVKWFNTQKGYGFIQPDDGQKDVFVHISAVERAGLSSLNEGQKVSFDIVADRRSGKSSADNLRVG
- a CDS encoding DHCW motif cupin fold protein; protein product: MQLPASPFTVTDWSKVEPTTHPGERGEAKWRTLEIGDLRVRMVEYSPGYLADHWCDRGHVLYVLKGELDSELRDGRTFKLTAGMSYQVSDFGDAAHRSSTATGATLFIVD